In Nitrospirota bacterium, one DNA window encodes the following:
- a CDS encoding putative sulfate exporter family transporter yields the protein MEKSNGGISEDWLSLLLGIFIFIVSLGIFFGSDLLGWGISTKVWMDPSKAMSPVSKHFQSVKGEITKIEGSKLTLKHADGKEEAVTVKEDVSTLKVGDKYEKQGVSGFASLFFTYAAMLVIMLIGAGLMRVNVGKFAIGFTVIFWLSYLCWLTGHYAHIAATKNQLANFKISWALSLTGEAGFIVALIAGLIVGNFFPGLAGLLKEASKPELYIKTAIVIMGAMLGLKAAESFTLASAVLFRGFCAIVEAYLIYWAVVYYIARKYFKFSSEWAAPLAAGISICGVSAAIAVGGAIRARPVVPIMVSSLVVIFAVVEMLILPFAAEVFLWKEPLVAGAWMGLAVKTDGGAVASGAITDALIRAKALDMTGVKYTEGWITMASTTVKMFIDVFIGVWAFVLAIIWCAKIECKEGEKVKVIEIWQRFPKFVIGYVLTFILFLALCFPFTRALAPVDKEVKKMKDEVTMMEKKLVSVKGTPEESAIKTQIEQSNDKIKALNGSVKEQRAALANAKLSTDESNTFRVMFFVLTFFTIGLVSNFKKLWEEGIGKLAAVYVLCLFGFIIWVGLFISWLFFHGVKPPVITG from the coding sequence ATGGAAAAGAGTAACGGTGGTATAAGTGAGGACTGGTTGTCGTTGCTTCTTGGTATTTTCATTTTTATTGTGTCGTTAGGAATATTTTTTGGTTCTGATCTTCTTGGCTGGGGAATCAGCACTAAAGTGTGGATGGATCCCTCCAAAGCGATGTCTCCGGTTTCAAAACATTTTCAGTCAGTAAAGGGAGAGATTACAAAAATAGAGGGCTCTAAACTGACTCTCAAGCATGCTGATGGTAAAGAGGAGGCCGTAACTGTAAAGGAGGATGTCTCTACCCTCAAAGTCGGTGACAAATATGAGAAGCAGGGAGTTAGCGGTTTTGCCTCGCTGTTTTTCACATACGCAGCCATGCTTGTAATTATGCTTATTGGCGCAGGGTTAATGCGTGTAAACGTGGGTAAATTTGCGATAGGATTTACAGTAATATTCTGGCTTAGTTACCTGTGTTGGCTTACGGGTCATTACGCCCACATAGCGGCTACCAAAAACCAGTTAGCAAATTTTAAGATAAGCTGGGCTTTGAGTCTGACCGGTGAGGCTGGTTTTATCGTAGCGTTAATAGCTGGTCTTATCGTAGGTAATTTTTTCCCTGGTTTAGCAGGACTATTGAAAGAAGCGTCAAAGCCTGAACTATACATCAAGACCGCTATAGTAATCATGGGAGCAATGCTGGGACTTAAGGCTGCGGAGTCTTTCACGTTGGCCTCGGCAGTGTTATTCAGAGGGTTTTGTGCAATCGTGGAGGCCTACCTTATCTACTGGGCGGTGGTCTATTATATTGCAAGAAAGTACTTTAAATTTAGCAGCGAGTGGGCAGCACCACTTGCGGCAGGAATATCAATCTGCGGAGTGTCGGCAGCTATAGCGGTAGGCGGAGCTATAAGGGCACGTCCGGTAGTTCCAATTATGGTATCCTCACTTGTTGTGATTTTTGCAGTAGTTGAGATGTTGATTTTACCTTTTGCAGCGGAAGTATTTCTATGGAAGGAACCCCTTGTTGCCGGAGCATGGATGGGGCTTGCAGTTAAGACAGACGGAGGGGCAGTGGCAAGCGGAGCCATAACTGACGCTCTGATACGCGCTAAGGCTCTCGATATGACTGGTGTCAAGTACACTGAGGGCTGGATTACCATGGCCAGCACAACAGTTAAGATGTTCATAGATGTGTTTATCGGCGTATGGGCCTTTGTTTTGGCTATTATCTGGTGCGCAAAGATAGAATGTAAAGAAGGGGAAAAGGTAAAAGTAATAGAAATCTGGCAGAGATTCCCTAAATTCGTTATCGGATATGTTTTAACTTTCATACTGTTTTTAGCCTTATGTTTCCCATTCACCAGGGCGCTTGCTCCCGTGGATAAAGAGGTTAAAAAGATGAAAGATGAAGTCACTATGATGGAAAAGAAATTAGTTTCCGTTAAGGGTACCCCTGAGGAGTCTGCTATAAAGACTCAAATAGAACAATCAAATGATAAAATAAAAGCATTAAATGGCAGTGTTAAAGAGCAGAGAGCTGCGCTGGCTAACGCCAAATTGTCCACAGATGAGAGTAACACATTCAGGGTTATGTTTTTTGTCCTGACATTTTTCACAATCGGCCTTGTGTCGAACTTCAAAAAACTGTGGGAAGAGGGAATAGGCAAACTTGCAGCTGTTTATGTTCTATGTTTGTTTGGGTTTATAATCTGGGTAGGGCTTTTCATTTCATGGTTATTCTTCCATGGAGTAAAGCCGCCGGTAATTACAGGCTAA
- a CDS encoding DUF4445 domain-containing protein gives MQLQIAGENTINVNDGETIYEALKRNGIYLVAPCGGKSTCGKCKVKILEGKADCKSYGRLQQSERLEGVVLACQTTLKTPLFIEIPKQSRLVLGGKIAVSIFKDTAAYLKSYNVEIDPIVKRSCLQLPPPTISDNLSDLERLKRALSDHGLGHIRFSYELVTSISDTLREANWSVTLSYKKGQQGDFSEALSLFLANECSRRYGLAIDIGTTTVVVYLIDLINGEIIDIGSTYNSQTRYGDDVITRIVFATEGGGLHDLRQAVTEDINTLIESLTDKHHISRCEIDAAVISGNTTMSHIFWGLNPGSIREEPYIPTVNYFPLWRGAVSGLKINPQSPVYTSPCVASYVGGDITAGVLASKMHRNPEISLFMDIGTNAEVAIGNNEWIMAAACSAGPCFEGGGIKHGMRATAGAIESIRIDPVTLEPVIGVIGGVPPMGICGSGMIDAIVEMFKTRIINQKGMFNPKKSERIREGEEGLEYLIHSDSAAQRDIVLTKVDIENLIRAKAAIFAGVSLLINEVGLTLDAIDRVYVAGGFGNSLNVAKTVMLGMIPDLPEDKYTFLGNTSIIGAYLALMSDSLRGELEDICSKMTYVELSVVGGYMDEYMSAMFIPHTDMSKFPTVAATMGF, from the coding sequence ATGCAGCTTCAGATAGCAGGTGAAAACACGATAAATGTAAACGATGGGGAGACCATATATGAAGCGTTAAAAAGAAACGGCATATATCTTGTAGCGCCGTGTGGGGGTAAAAGTACCTGCGGTAAGTGTAAGGTTAAAATACTTGAGGGTAAAGCAGATTGTAAATCATACGGAAGACTTCAGCAAAGTGAAAGACTTGAGGGAGTAGTTCTGGCTTGTCAAACCACTTTAAAAACCCCTCTTTTTATAGAAATCCCTAAGCAGTCAAGGCTTGTGCTTGGCGGAAAAATAGCCGTATCAATTTTTAAGGATACCGCGGCGTATTTAAAATCATACAACGTGGAGATTGACCCTATTGTAAAGCGCTCATGTTTGCAGCTTCCTCCTCCCACCATATCTGACAACTTAAGCGACCTTGAAAGACTCAAGCGGGCGCTAAGCGATCATGGCTTAGGACATATAAGATTTTCATACGAGCTCGTAACCAGTATCTCTGACACTCTGAGAGAGGCAAACTGGAGCGTTACACTATCATACAAAAAAGGACAGCAGGGTGATTTTAGCGAGGCACTGTCCCTTTTTTTAGCCAATGAGTGCTCAAGACGTTATGGACTTGCCATAGACATTGGAACGACTACGGTTGTGGTCTATCTGATTGACCTGATAAATGGTGAAATTATAGATATTGGTTCCACATATAATTCACAAACCCGCTATGGCGATGATGTTATTACAAGAATTGTGTTTGCTACAGAGGGTGGCGGACTACATGACCTAAGACAGGCCGTAACTGAGGATATAAACACACTTATAGAATCACTTACTGACAAACACCACATTAGCAGGTGTGAGATAGATGCTGCTGTAATCTCAGGCAACACCACTATGTCTCATATCTTCTGGGGCCTTAACCCGGGCTCAATACGGGAGGAGCCCTATATTCCCACAGTCAATTACTTTCCCCTGTGGAGAGGCGCTGTGTCAGGGTTAAAGATAAACCCACAGTCTCCCGTTTATACATCTCCTTGTGTGGCAAGCTACGTAGGTGGTGATATAACTGCCGGAGTCCTTGCCTCTAAAATGCACAGAAACCCTGAGATTTCCCTGTTTATGGACATAGGGACAAACGCTGAGGTTGCAATAGGAAACAATGAGTGGATTATGGCTGCCGCCTGCTCGGCAGGCCCGTGTTTTGAAGGCGGCGGAATTAAACACGGGATGAGAGCAACTGCAGGAGCAATAGAATCAATAAGAATTGATCCTGTTACGCTTGAGCCTGTAATAGGAGTAATCGGAGGAGTGCCGCCTATGGGAATATGCGGCTCCGGTATGATTGACGCAATTGTTGAGATGTTTAAAACTAGGATAATCAATCAAAAGGGAATGTTTAATCCCAAAAAGTCGGAGCGAATCAGAGAAGGCGAGGAGGGTCTTGAGTACCTGATACATTCAGATTCTGCTGCTCAGCGTGATATTGTGCTTACTAAGGTGGACATTGAAAATCTGATACGGGCAAAGGCCGCCATTTTTGCCGGAGTGTCTTTGCTCATCAATGAGGTCGGCTTAACACTTGATGCTATTGACAGGGTGTATGTGGCAGGAGGGTTTGGTAATTCTCTAAATGTGGCAAAAACTGTGATGTTAGGAATGATACCGGATTTGCCGGAGGACAAATATACCTTTTTAGGAAACACATCTATCATAGGCGCATATCTGGCACTGATGAGTGACTCACTGCGTGGAGAGCTAGAGGATATCTGCTCTAAAATGACTTACGTAGAGCTCTCCGTAGTTGGCGGCTATATGGATGAGTACATGTCAGCCATGTTCATTCCACACACGGATATGTCTAAGTTTCCAACGGTGGCTGCCACCATGGGGTTTTAA
- the mutL gene encoding DNA mismatch repair endonuclease MutL: protein MPVIELLDERVIDKIAAGEVIERPSSVVKELLENAIDACGEEIRVDILNGGKRLIRVSDDGTGMDRDDALTSLKRHATSKIRSEGDLLNLKTLGFRGEALSSIASVSRMNITTALRGAEVGTFVEIYGGEVKSVKEKASVGTTIEVRELFYNTPARKKFLKSTQSELYHIMDVVTQAALSYPERKFILYVDEKKVLEASAASGIRERIMQLYGMEFLDGLIEFKNNSYDANVSGFVSKEGNYARSRSHQYIFVNGRPIRDAYIRHAVYQPYKNILPEGMHPHCFLYMGVKPERVDFNVHPQKFEVRFSERETIYKAVLSAVYKAVIGKDMETDTKNPSSGKAYGDFQRQRESSAASGAQTYGSRFDEKLSNYDKGDRPKTSASDDSAYSDATRQPNTLQAEKNTGLPIAFEAGRRFLYLGDVYVAYVDGGGLCVADHHACHERVLYEKLRDGVGLIRQGILFPVQVQVPAREYVLLSNSLQALRDMAIDIEEFGSDTFIIRALPDGLKGADIAAILTDIASNLVDFSSGGSPVEETKEKIAKRIACHSSVRGKAVLNDSEMFNMLKDLDNCKDPYHCPHGRPTRVYLTLDKLKKLFKRT, encoded by the coding sequence ATGCCTGTAATAGAGTTACTTGATGAACGTGTGATAGATAAAATAGCTGCAGGTGAGGTCATAGAGAGGCCGTCATCGGTAGTTAAGGAGCTTTTGGAAAATGCGATAGATGCCTGTGGAGAGGAAATCAGAGTAGATATACTAAATGGCGGTAAGCGTCTGATTCGCGTTTCAGACGATGGCACTGGAATGGACAGAGACGATGCTCTGACCTCACTTAAGCGACACGCCACAAGTAAGATTCGCTCGGAAGGGGATCTATTAAATCTAAAAACCCTGGGGTTTCGGGGAGAAGCGCTTTCCTCAATCGCTTCAGTTTCCAGAATGAATATAACAACAGCTCTTCGGGGAGCCGAGGTTGGAACTTTTGTAGAAATTTACGGAGGCGAGGTTAAATCCGTAAAGGAGAAAGCCTCAGTTGGCACAACTATAGAGGTCAGGGAGCTCTTTTACAACACACCGGCTCGAAAAAAGTTTCTTAAAAGCACCCAGTCCGAGCTGTACCACATCATGGATGTGGTGACGCAGGCTGCGTTGTCATATCCTGAACGCAAATTTATCCTCTATGTGGATGAAAAGAAGGTGCTTGAAGCCTCTGCCGCATCAGGTATCAGAGAGCGTATTATGCAGCTCTACGGTATGGAGTTTTTAGACGGGCTTATTGAGTTTAAAAATAATTCGTATGATGCCAACGTGTCAGGCTTTGTATCAAAAGAGGGAAACTATGCGCGCTCACGCTCTCACCAGTACATTTTTGTTAATGGCCGCCCCATACGTGACGCCTATATTCGACATGCCGTGTATCAGCCCTATAAGAACATTCTGCCTGAGGGAATGCACCCGCACTGTTTCCTCTACATGGGGGTAAAGCCAGAGCGGGTGGATTTTAACGTACATCCGCAGAAATTTGAAGTGCGGTTTTCTGAGCGTGAAACTATATATAAGGCTGTCCTCAGTGCCGTCTATAAGGCCGTTATTGGCAAAGACATGGAGACAGATACAAAAAATCCCTCCTCAGGCAAAGCATATGGGGATTTTCAAAGGCAGAGAGAATCGTCCGCCGCATCGGGTGCGCAGACATACGGCAGCAGATTTGATGAAAAATTGAGCAACTATGATAAAGGTGACAGGCCTAAAACTTCTGCTTCAGATGATAGCGCCTATAGTGATGCCACAAGACAGCCGAATACGCTACAAGCAGAGAAAAACACAGGGCTTCCCATAGCGTTTGAAGCCGGGCGCAGGTTTCTATACCTTGGGGATGTTTATGTTGCTTATGTGGATGGGGGAGGACTGTGCGTCGCTGACCACCATGCATGTCATGAGAGAGTGCTTTATGAAAAGCTAAGGGACGGAGTTGGACTCATTCGCCAAGGGATTTTATTTCCCGTACAGGTGCAAGTACCGGCACGGGAGTATGTGTTATTAAGCAATAGTTTACAGGCCTTAAGAGATATGGCAATAGACATAGAGGAGTTTGGCTCAGACACGTTTATAATCAGAGCGTTGCCGGATGGGCTTAAAGGCGCTGATATTGCTGCAATACTAACAGATATTGCTTCAAACCTTGTGGACTTCTCATCAGGTGGCTCGCCTGTTGAAGAGACTAAAGAAAAAATAGCAAAACGCATAGCCTGCCACAGTTCAGTGCGAGGAAAAGCCGTGTTAAACGACTCTGAGATGTTTAACATGCTGAAAGACCTGGACAACTGTAAAGACCCTTACCACTGCCCGCATGGACGCCCTACCAGAGTGTATCTGACGCTTGACAAGCTAAAAAAGCTGTTTAAACGAACATGA
- the recA gene encoding recombinase RecA, with the protein MAKEADTQKAVKDKERAIEAAITQLEKTFGKGTVMKLGESAVTEGIKVIPTGSLTLDIATGVGGLPRGRVVEIFGPESSGKTTLALSAIAQAQKTGGVAAFVDAEHALDVAYASRLGVKISELLISQPDSGEQALEVAETLVRSNALDILVIDSVAALVPKAEIEGDMGDQLPGLQARLMSQALRKLTSAIARSSTTVVFINQIRLKIGVMFGSPETTTGGNALKFYASMRLDIRKIDNLKVNQEIIGGRVRVKVVKNKVAPPFKQAEFDIYYNEGISKAGEIVDLGVEMGVIERTGTWYSYGTTKIGQGRDNARRFLTENENILKEAEARILEAGKITRTVSPVSTPDLDE; encoded by the coding sequence ATGGCAAAAGAAGCTGATACACAAAAGGCGGTTAAAGATAAAGAGCGTGCAATAGAGGCCGCTATAACGCAGTTAGAGAAGACCTTTGGTAAGGGCACTGTAATGAAGCTGGGTGAGTCTGCCGTTACTGAGGGAATTAAAGTGATTCCCACTGGTTCTTTGACTCTTGATATTGCTACTGGTGTGGGAGGGCTCCCAAGAGGCCGTGTTGTGGAAATATTTGGGCCTGAGTCCTCAGGAAAGACAACACTTGCGCTAAGTGCCATAGCACAGGCACAGAAAACCGGAGGGGTCGCCGCATTTGTTGATGCTGAACACGCTCTCGATGTTGCCTATGCCTCGCGGCTTGGTGTTAAAATTTCGGAGCTTTTGATTTCTCAGCCCGATAGCGGTGAGCAGGCACTTGAGGTGGCTGAAACTCTGGTTAGAAGCAACGCTCTTGATATTTTGGTTATAGATTCGGTGGCGGCGCTGGTTCCTAAAGCGGAAATTGAAGGCGATATGGGAGATCAGTTACCGGGGCTTCAGGCAAGGCTTATGAGTCAGGCTCTCAGAAAACTCACATCGGCCATCGCAAGGTCATCAACCACAGTTGTGTTTATAAACCAGATCAGACTAAAAATCGGCGTCATGTTTGGAAGCCCTGAGACCACAACCGGCGGTAACGCCCTTAAGTTTTACGCCTCTATGCGTCTTGATATAAGAAAAATAGATAATCTGAAAGTTAATCAGGAAATAATAGGCGGGCGAGTCCGCGTAAAGGTAGTTAAAAACAAGGTTGCCCCTCCGTTTAAACAGGCTGAGTTTGACATATACTACAATGAGGGAATTTCTAAGGCCGGTGAGATTGTTGATTTGGGTGTCGAGATGGGAGTAATTGAACGCACCGGCACATGGTACAGCTACGGCACTACAAAGATAGGACAGGGCCGGGATAATGCCAGACGGTTCCTGACTGAAAACGAAAACATTTTAAAAGAGGCAGAGGCGAGGATTCTTGAGGCTGGGAAAATTACCCGTACAGTGTCCCCCGTTTCAACACCGGATTTAGATGAGTGA
- the alaS gene encoding alanine--tRNA ligase translates to MTGKEIRESFLEFFRKKNHEVVSPSSLIPKSDPTLLFTNAGMVQFKSIFQGLEKLPYSRATSCQKCLRAGGKQSDIENVGFTARHHTFFEMLGNFSFGDYFKKDAIEFAWELLTEWFKLPVDKLWVSIYEDDDEAGELWTEHTGISKDRVVRLGAKDNFWQMGDSGPCGPCSEIIIDLGPQRSCGKPECALGCDCDRYLELWNLVFMQYDRGLDGTLSPLPRPSIDTGMGLERISSVLQGKETNFDTDLFVPIIEAISSQTGVSYRADKKQDTSIKVIADHMRSVTFLLSEGLMPSNEGRGYVLRRIIRRASRHARLLGVGEPFLHKLVTSVDEAMGDIYPEITREKERAQEILKFEEERFIKTLEKGTEILDELISTLKSAGEDTISGEEIFKLYDTFGFPPDLTADIARENGLKTDENGFNEEMDKQKKRGRVSWTEDTGGLSALVSSIYNEAVRLDGGSSFLGYDMLDTESTVNLIVKDGESVSELIKGQEGDLILDKTPFYGESGGQVGDTGIISNDKFKAEVKETKKTHDNLIIHRVIINKGTVKVSDDVSCKVDKKHRHATMRNHTATHLLQASLKSILGDHIKQAGSLVSPSRLRFDFTHFYPVTVEEKQKIEELVNEEIIANHKVLTQVMGLNDAISYGATALFDEKYGDSVRVVEVEGGFSKELCGGTHCKATGDIGLFVILSEGSIASGVRRIEAVTGTYALEYLNSKAAQLRAISDYLRTDSPLEKINDLATHVKELEKELETLKIKNLTNDLSSVMDSVKVINGVNTLAIKKDGLDRKALREFADALKERIGSVVLVLASELDGQASLLSMVTKDLTGKYHAGKILKAIAEKANGSGGGNAEMAQGGTKDVDKVPSALKTLPKIVSSHQS, encoded by the coding sequence GTGACAGGTAAAGAGATAAGAGAGAGTTTTTTAGAGTTTTTCCGTAAGAAAAACCATGAGGTGGTTAGTCCCTCCTCGTTAATCCCAAAGAGTGATCCGACCCTGCTTTTTACCAATGCGGGGATGGTGCAGTTTAAAAGTATTTTTCAGGGGTTAGAAAAATTACCATACAGCAGGGCTACAAGTTGCCAGAAGTGCTTAAGAGCCGGCGGTAAGCAAAGTGATATCGAAAATGTAGGGTTTACGGCGCGGCATCACACTTTTTTTGAGATGCTTGGAAATTTCTCCTTTGGCGATTATTTTAAAAAAGATGCAATAGAGTTTGCATGGGAACTTCTGACCGAGTGGTTTAAGCTTCCTGTTGATAAGCTCTGGGTGTCAATTTATGAAGACGATGACGAGGCCGGAGAGCTTTGGACTGAGCACACCGGAATCAGTAAGGACCGGGTGGTGAGGCTTGGAGCAAAAGACAATTTTTGGCAAATGGGAGATAGCGGCCCCTGCGGCCCTTGTTCCGAAATTATCATAGACCTTGGCCCACAAAGGAGCTGCGGCAAGCCAGAGTGTGCCCTTGGCTGCGACTGTGACAGGTATCTTGAGTTGTGGAATCTTGTCTTTATGCAGTACGACAGAGGACTGGATGGCACTCTTTCACCGCTTCCCAGACCAAGCATAGACACCGGCATGGGGCTTGAGCGGATAAGCTCAGTGCTACAAGGGAAAGAGACAAATTTCGATACAGATCTGTTTGTCCCGATTATAGAGGCAATTTCCTCACAAACCGGCGTTTCTTACAGAGCAGATAAAAAACAAGATACCTCGATAAAGGTAATAGCGGATCATATGCGCTCAGTCACGTTTTTATTGAGTGAGGGGCTTATGCCCTCAAACGAGGGACGAGGGTATGTGTTAAGGAGAATAATCCGGCGGGCGTCAAGACATGCGCGGCTTCTTGGAGTGGGAGAGCCGTTTTTGCATAAACTTGTAACCAGCGTTGATGAGGCCATGGGGGATATTTACCCTGAGATAACACGAGAGAAGGAACGCGCTCAGGAAATCCTGAAATTTGAGGAGGAGCGGTTTATTAAAACCCTTGAAAAAGGCACTGAAATTCTGGATGAGTTGATTTCTACTCTTAAGTCAGCAGGTGAGGATACAATATCCGGTGAGGAAATCTTTAAACTCTACGACACTTTTGGTTTCCCCCCGGATCTAACAGCAGATATAGCCCGTGAAAACGGCCTTAAAACCGATGAAAACGGATTTAACGAGGAAATGGATAAGCAGAAAAAGCGTGGCCGTGTTTCGTGGACAGAGGACACCGGCGGACTTTCAGCTCTGGTTTCATCCATATACAACGAGGCTGTCCGGCTGGATGGCGGCTCTTCTTTTCTTGGATATGACATGCTTGATACAGAATCAACGGTTAATCTTATAGTAAAGGACGGTGAGTCGGTAAGCGAGTTAATTAAGGGACAGGAGGGGGATTTGATACTGGATAAAACCCCATTCTACGGCGAATCCGGCGGACAGGTTGGAGACACAGGCATTATATCTAACGATAAATTTAAAGCAGAGGTAAAAGAGACTAAAAAGACACATGATAATCTGATAATACACAGGGTTATAATCAATAAAGGGACAGTAAAGGTATCTGACGATGTAAGCTGTAAGGTGGATAAAAAACATCGTCACGCCACTATGAGAAACCATACGGCAACGCATTTGCTACAGGCAAGTTTAAAAAGCATTCTGGGTGATCACATAAAACAGGCCGGCTCTTTAGTCTCTCCCTCCAGGCTCAGGTTTGACTTCACGCACTTCTATCCGGTCACTGTAGAGGAAAAACAGAAGATTGAGGAGTTGGTTAATGAAGAGATTATTGCTAACCATAAGGTACTAACGCAGGTAATGGGACTAAACGATGCAATATCTTATGGGGCGACGGCACTGTTTGACGAAAAATACGGGGATTCTGTACGAGTGGTAGAGGTGGAGGGTGGTTTTAGTAAGGAGCTTTGCGGAGGAACCCACTGTAAGGCAACCGGAGATATAGGGCTCTTTGTAATACTGTCTGAGGGAAGCATAGCCTCAGGGGTAAGACGGATAGAGGCGGTAACGGGAACTTATGCCCTGGAGTATCTAAACTCTAAGGCAGCTCAGTTGAGAGCGATTTCAGATTATCTCAGAACTGACTCTCCGCTTGAGAAGATTAACGATCTGGCCACTCATGTAAAAGAGCTTGAAAAGGAACTTGAGACGTTAAAAATAAAGAATCTCACCAATGATCTTTCAAGTGTGATGGATAGCGTAAAGGTTATAAACGGGGTTAATACTCTGGCAATAAAGAAGGATGGACTTGACCGCAAAGCGCTTAGAGAGTTTGCCGATGCCTTAAAGGAACGGATTGGTTCAGTGGTACTGGTTTTAGCGTCAGAGCTTGACGGCCAGGCATCGCTGCTTTCTATGGTAACAAAAGATCTTACGGGCAAATATCACGCCGGAAAGATTCTTAAAGCAATAGCGGAAAAAGCAAATGGCAGTGGCGGGGGCAATGCTGAAATGGCCCAGGGCGGAACAAAGGACGTGGACAAAGTGCCATCTGCTCTGAAGACTCTGCCTAAGATCGTATCCTCACATCAGAGCTGA
- a CDS encoding regulatory protein RecX → MTPKIQSPKAYALRLLNFRDRSEKEIREKLLQKGYAEAETEETLEYLKGAGFVDDSKLARNLLIYLDSSKKMGLRRVTDTLKRRGIPESIIEETLREVMGDLQDELSYGYSIEGEIKKAKILIQKKEESSLKNYPLRVKLNRLYGILNRRGFGAETIKHVLKEVT, encoded by the coding sequence GTGACACCAAAGATTCAGAGTCCAAAAGCTTATGCTCTCAGGCTTTTGAATTTCAGAGACAGAAGTGAAAAAGAAATCAGGGAAAAACTCCTGCAAAAAGGATATGCGGAGGCTGAGACGGAGGAAACTCTGGAGTACCTTAAAGGGGCCGGGTTTGTTGATGACTCAAAATTAGCCCGCAACTTATTAATCTACTTAGACAGCTCTAAAAAGATGGGTTTAAGAAGAGTCACAGACACTCTGAAGAGGCGGGGCATTCCGGAGAGTATTATAGAGGAGACATTGCGTGAGGTTATGGGAGATTTGCAGGATGAACTCTCCTATGGTTACTCAATTGAAGGCGAGATTAAGAAAGCTAAAATACTTATACAAAAAAAAGAAGAAAGCTCTTTAAAAAATTATCCTCTCAGAGTTAAACTTAACAGGCTTTATGGAATCCTTAATCGGAGAGGTTTTGGGGCTGAGACTATAAAACATGTATTAAAGGAGGTAACTTGA